A DNA window from Plodia interpunctella isolate USDA-ARS_2022_Savannah chromosome 12, ilPloInte3.2, whole genome shotgun sequence contains the following coding sequences:
- the beta-Spec gene encoding spectrin beta chain isoform X2 has protein sequence MTTDISVSRWDPSIGHGQEIIDEFEYDGGNSSSRLFERSRIKALADERESVQKKTFQKWVNSHLVRVGCRIGDLYVDMRDGKMLIKLLEVLSGERLPRPTKGKMRIHCLENVDKALQFLREQRVHLENMGSHDIVDGNPRLNLGLIWTIILRFQIQDITIEETDNKETKSAKDALLLWCQMKTAGYNNVNVRNFTTSWRDGLAFNAIIHKHRPDLIQFEKLHRSNPIHNLNNAFNVAEDKLGLTKLLDAEDIAVDHPDEKSIITYVVTYYHYFSKLKQETVQGKRIGKVVGIAMENDKMMHEYESLTSDLLQWIEHTIEALGDRTFANSLEGVRQQLIQFANYRTVEKPPKFVEKGNLEVLLFTLQSRMRAANQKPYTPKEGRMIHDINRAWERLEKAEHERELALREELIRQEKLDQLAARFNRKAQMRETWLSENQRLVSQDNFGFDLAAVEAAAKKHEAIETDIFAYEERVQAVVGVCSELQAERYHDMERVCARRDNVLRLWAYLLELLRARRARLELSLQLQQNFQEMLYILDSMEEIKMRLLTDDYGKHLMGVEDLLQKHALVEADINVLGERVKVVVGQSQRFLEQEEGGYRPCDPAITVERIQQLENAYAELVHLAVERRKRLEDSRKLWQFYWDMADEENWIKEKEQIVSVDDIGHDLTTVYLLISKHKALEADVAAHEPQLMSVAAVGDELISQGHFGADRIQERLRDILSQWNHLLDLVSLRKNRLDAAVRYHQLFADADDIDNWMLDTLRLVSSEDTGVDEAQVQSLLKKHKDVTDELKNYANIIQQLKQQASELSPEDASSAEVRDRLAAMDARHGELAELARLRKQRLLDALSLFKLLAEADAADQWIAEKDRMLDTMLPPKDIDDVEIMKHRYDGFDKEMNANASRVAVVNQLARQLIHVEHPQAPAIQERQNRLNQAWTTLRDKAEQKKDELKAAQGVQTFHIECRETVSWIEDKKRILQQTGDLEMDLNGVMTLQRRLSGMERDLAAIQARISSLESEASAIEHTHPEEAQLIRDRIDLITDNWDQLTQMLKERDAKLEEAGDLHRFLRSVDHFQAWLTKTQTDVASEDTPSSLAEAEKLLSQHQTIKEEIDNYKDEYAKMMEYGEKITAEPSTQDDSQYMFLRERLKALREGWAELQQMWENRQQLLAQSLELQLLQRDARQAEVLLAHQELKLAKTEPPQNLEQAENLIKEHEAFLTTMEANDDKINSVVQFANRLVEERHFDADKIQRKAENIEARRNANREKALQQMEKLQDQLQLHQFLQDCDELAEWVQEKNATAQDDTYRSAKTVHSKWTRHQAFEAEIAANKERLFAVQNAAEELMKQKPEFVEVISPKMHELQDQFENLQTTTKDKGERLFDANREVLLHQTCDDIDSWMNELEKQIENTDTGTDLASVNILMQKQQMIETQMAVKARQVTELETQAEYLQKTVPDKMDEIKEKKKGVEQRFEQLKAPLLERQRHLAKKKEAFQFRRDVEDEKLWVHEKMPLANSTDYGNSLFNVQMLQKKNQSLKTETDNHEPRILTVISNGQKLIDEGHEDSPEFQRLIEELTARWRELNDAIEQRKNNLAQWEKAQQYLFDANEAEAWMSEQELYMMVEDRGKDEISAQNLMKKHEILEQAVDDYAQTIRQLGETVRQLTAEEHPLSEQISVKQSQVDKLYAGLKDLAGERRAKLDEALRLFQLSREVDDLEQWITERELVAGSQELGQDYDHVTLLWERFKEFARETQTVGSERVATAERIADQMIAMGHSDNATIAQWKEGLKETWQDLLELIETRTQMLAASRELHKYFHDCKDTLQRVNEKARGVSDELGRDAVSVGALQRKHHTFMQDLSTLQQQVEAVSAECARLGAMYAGERAAEISRREAELREAWRALTAACAARKDKLLDADDLYRFLMQVRNLTLWMDDVVRQMNTGEKPRDVSGVELLMNNHQSLKAEIDTREDTFTACISLGKELLARQHYATSDIKDKLVQLTNQRNALLRRWEERWENLQLILEVYQFARDAAVAEAWLIAQEPYLMSQELGHTIDEVESLIKKHEAFEKSAAAQEDRFSALQRLTTFEVKEMKRRQEAAEAAEREERERLEAEAAAAAAAARDQVDRAEQEQPQVVRRTSTKAAEKAQERPHSQPESSRPAESAGPASAPLAPAPALPSPAPPAHTPQLPSTSKQTPVKPARLSTPGSSSTPATPSSSGKVKSRSRSKSPFRSFRWKTAKKLLAGSHHSDDEEGASPASEDEGVEGTLVRKHEWESAAKRASNRSWDKVYVVAKDGRMSFYKDQKAYKAAPEQPWRGEPPLDLNGAVVEVAANYTKKKHVFRLRLGSGAEWLLQAHDETEMSWWLDALRARAAAPAPRSHTLPAPAPAQTEPKRRSFFTLKKN, from the exons ATGACGACCGACATATCGGTGTCCCGCTGGGACCCCTCCATCGGTCATGGTCAGGAGATCATCGACGAGTTCGAGTACGATGGCGGCAACTCGTCTTCGAGGCTATTCGAACGATCGCGCATCAAAGCGCTAGCAG ACGAACGAGAAAGTGTACAGAAGAAAACCTTCCAGAAATGGGTGAATTCACATTTGGTGCGCGTGGGGTGCCGTATCGGGGATTTGTACGTGGACATGAGGGACGGCAAGATGCTGATCAAATTGCTGGAAGTTCTCTCCGGGGAGAGACTA CCCCGGCCGACGAAAGGCAAGATGCGTATCCACTGCCTGGAGAATGTAGACAAAGCACTGCAGTTCCTGCGGGAACAGCGCGTGCACCTTGAGAACATGGGCTCCCACGATATAGTGGACGGCAACCCTAGGCTCAACCTCGGCCTCATCTGGACCATCATCCTCAGGTTCCAG ATTCAAGACATCACGATCGAGGAGACAGACAACAAAGAGACGAAGTCCGCCAAAGACGCCCTGCTGTTATGGTGTCAAATGAAGACGGCAGGTTACAACAACGTGAACGTGCGCAACTTCACGACTTCTTGGCGCGACGGGTTGGCATTCAACGCCATCATACACAAGCACAGACCTGACTTGATCCAGTTCGAGAAACTACACAGAAGCAATCCTATACATAATCTAAATAATGCATTCAATGTGGCTGAAGACAAACTTGGGCTCACCAAGCTTTTGGATGCTGAAG ACATCGCAGTGGACCATCCGGACGAAAAGTCGATCATTACATACGTGGTGACGTACTACCACTACTTCAGCAAGCTGAAGCAGGAGACTGTCCAGGGTAAGAGGATCGGCAAGGTGGTCGGCATCGCCATGGAGAACGACAAGATGATGCATGAGTACGAGTCGTTGACCAG CGACCTGCTGCAATGGATTGAGCATACGATCGAGGCTCTCGGAGACAGGACCTTCGCTAACTCATTGGAAGGTGTCAGGCAGCAGCTTATACAGTTCGCCAACTACCGTACTGTCGAGAAGCCGCCCAA GTTCGTGGAGAAAGGCAACTTGGAAGTGCTCCTCTTCACGCTGCAGTCGCGCATGCGCGCCGCCAACCAGAAGCCCTACACCCCGAAAGAAGGCCGCATGATCCACGACATCAACCGCGCTTGGGAGCGTCTGGAGAAGGCGGAGCACGAGCGGGAGCTGGCGCTGCGAGAGGAGCTCATCCGGCAGGAGAAGCTGGACCAGCTGGCTGCCAG attcAACCGCAAAGCCCAGATGCGCGAGACCTGGCTCTCAGAGAACCAGCGGCTGGTCAGCCAGGACAACTTCGGCTTCGACCTCGCCGCGGTGGAGGCGGCCGCCAAGAAACACGAGGCCATCGAGACCGACATCTTTGCCTACGAGGAGCGCGTGCAAGCCGTTGTGGGCGTCTGCTCAGAGCTGCAAGCTGAGAG GTATCACGACATGGAGCGCGTGTGCGCCCGGCGCGACAACGTGCTGCGGCTGTGGGCCTATCTGCTGGAGctgctgcgcgcgcgccgcgcccGCCTCGAGCTGTCGCTGCAGCTGCAGCAGAACTTCCAG GAAATGCTATACATCCTGGACTCGATGGAGGAGATCAAGATGCGTCTACTGACAGACGACTACGGCAAGCATCTGATGGGCGTCGAGGATCTGCTGCAGAAACACGCGCTTGTCGAGGCTGACATCAATGTGCTCGGAGAGAGGGTCAAG GTGGTTGTTGGCCAATCACAGCGCTTCCTGGAACAAGAAGAGGGCGGCTATCGACCTTGCGACCCCGCCATCACTGTGGAGCGCATCCAACAGCTGGAGAACGCGTACGCCGAACTGGTCCATCTCGCCGTCGAACGCAG GAAGCGGCTGGAAGACAGCCGCAAGTTGTGGCAGTTCTACTGGGACATGGCGGACGAGGAGAACTGGATCAAGGAGAAGGAGCAGATCGTCTCCGTGGACGACATCGGGCATGATCTTACTACTG TGTACTTGCTAATCTCGAAGCACAAGGCGCTGGAAGCGGACGTGGCGGCGCACGAGCCGCAGCTGATGAGCGTGGCCGCGGTGGGCGACGAGCTCATCTCGCAGGGGCACTTCGGAGCTGATAGGATACAG GAGCGTCTCCGCGACATCCTGTCGCAATGGAACCACCTGCTGGACCTGGTGTCGCTGCGCAAGAACCGCCTGGACGCGGCCGTGCGCTACCACCAGCTGTTCGCGGACGCCGACGACATCGACAACTGGATGCTGGACACGCTCAG actaGTGTCCTCAGAAGACACAGGCGTGGACGAAGCCCAAGTTCAGAGCCTGCTGAAGAAACACAAGGATGTGACCGACGAACTCAAGAACTACGCCAACATCATCCAACAACTCAAACAACAg GCCAGCGAGTTAAGTCCAGAAGATGCGTCAAGCGCAGAAGTCCGCGACCGCTTGGCCGCCATGGACGCGCGCCACGGAGAGCTGGCCGAGTTGGCCAGGCTCCGCAAGCAGCGGCTGCTGGACGCTCTGTCGCTGTTCAAACTGTTGGCCGAGGCCGATGCGGCCGACCAATGGATCGCCGAGAAAGACCGAATGCTGGACACCATGCTGCCGCCTAAGGATATCGATGACGTCGAAATCATGAAGCACAG ATACGACGGATTCGATAAGGAGATGAACGCGAACGCATCACGAGTGGCCGTCGTTAACCAGCTGGCCCGGCAGCTGATCCACGTGGAGCACCCGCAGGCGCCCGCCATACAGGAGCGACAGAACAGGCTCAACCAGGCCTGGACCACACTCAGGGACAAG GCGGAACAAAAGAAGGACGAGCTGAAGGCAGCCCAGGGCGTGCAGACGTTCCACATCGAGTGCCGCGAGACTGTCTCCTGGATCGAGGACAAGAAGCGCATCCTGCAACAAACTGGCGACTTGGAGATGGACCTCAACg GTGTTATGACACTCCAGCGCCGCCTATCGGGCATGGAGCGCGACCTAGCGGCCATCCAAGCTCGTATCTCGTCTCTGGAGAGCGAGGCGAGTGCCATCGAACACACGCACCCGGAGGAAGCGCAGCTCATCCGCGACCGCATCGACCTCATCACCGACAACTGGGACCAGCTCACTCAGATG CTCAAAGAACGCGACGCGAAACTGGAAGAAGCAGGGGATTTGCATCGCTTCCTGCGCTCCGTCGACCACTTCCAGGCTTGGCTCACTAAGACACAAACCGACGTGGCTTCAGAAG ACACGCCGTCAAGCCTGGCCGAAGCGGAGAAACTCCTGTCGCAGCACCAGACCATCAAGGAGGAGATCGACAACTACAAGGACGAGTACGCCAAGATGATGGAGTATGGAGAGAAGATCACTGCG GAGCCGTCGACGCAAGACGACTCACAGTACATGTTCCTGCGCGAGCGGCTGAAGGCCCTACGCGAAGGCTGGGCCGAGCTGCAGCAGATGTGGGAGAACCGGCAGCAGCTGCTGGCGCAGAGCTTGGAGCTGCAGCTGCTGCAGCGCGACGCTCGCCAGGCCGAGGTGCTGCTGGCGCACCAGGAGCTCAA ACTGGCAAAGACCGAGCCACCACAAAACTTGGAGCAGGCTGAGAACCTCATCAAAGAACATGAAGCCTTCCTCACGACAATGGAAGCCAACGACGACAAGATCAACTCAGTCGTCCAATTCGCCAACCGTTTGGTCGAGGAACGCCACTTCGATGCCGATAAGATCCAACGTAAGGCTGAAAATATCGAGGCCAGACGCAACGCTAACCGCGAAAAGGCTCTACAACAGATGGAGAAGCTCCAAGACCAGTTGCAGCTTCATCAGTTCTTGCAAGACTGTGATGAGCTCGCAGAGTGGGTTCAAGAAAAGAACGCCACTGCCCAAGACGACACCTACCGCTCGGCGAAGACGGTTCATTCAAAATGGACCCGCCATCAGGCATTCGAAGCAGAAATTGCGGCGAATAAGGAACGCCTATTCGCTGTACAGAACGCCGCTGAAGAATTGATGAAGCAAAAACCGGAATTCGTTGAAGTTATTTCCCCCAAAATGCACGAATTACAAGACCAATTCGAGAACCTGCAGACTACCACAAAGGACAAAGGCGAGAGATTATTCGATGCTAATCGCGAGGTGCTTTTACACCAGACTTGCGACGATATCGATTCATGGATGAATGAGCTCGAGAAGCAGATCGAGAACACAGACACTGGCACTGATCTAGCATCTGTAAACATTCTTATGCAGAAGCAACAGATGATTGAGACTCAGATGGCCGTCAAAGCCAGGCAAGTGACCGAACTTGAAACCCAAGCGGAGTATTTGCAGAAGACGGTGCCCGACAAGATGGACGAGATAAAGGAGAAGAAGAAGGGTGTGGAGCAGAGATTCGAGCAGCTCAAAGCGCCTTTGTTGGAACGCCAGCGCCATCTGGCTAAGAAGAAGGAAGCCTTCCAGTTCCGCCGTGATGTCGAGGACGAGAAACTGTGGGTCCACGAGAAGATGCCTTTAGCTAACAGCACTGACTACGGCAACTCTCTATTCAATGTGCAGATGTTGCAGAAGAAGAACCAGTCGTTGAAGACGGAGACTGACAACCACGAGCCGAGGATTCTGACCGTCATCTCCAATGGCCAGAAGCTGATTGACGAGGGACATGAGGATTCGCCCGAGTTCCAAAGGCTTATTGAAGAACTTACCGCGAGGTGGCGAGAACTtaatg ATGCCATCGAACAACGCAAGAACAACTTGGCCCAATGGGAGAAGGCTCAACAATACCTGTTCGACGCGAACGAAGCGGAAGCCTGGATGAGCGAACAAGAACTATACATGATGGTGGAAGACAGAGGCAAGGACGAGATTTCTGCACAGAACTTGATGAAGAAGCACGAGATTCTGGAGCAGGCTGTCGACGACTATGCCCAGACTATCCGCCAGTTAGGAGAAACCGTCAGGCAGTTGACTGCAGAAGAACATCCTTTgag CGAACAAATCTCCGTGAAGCAATCCCAAGTGGACAAACTGTACGCCGGCCTCAAGGACCTGGCCGGCGAGCGGCGCGCGAAGCTGGACGAGGCCCTGCGGCTGTTCCAGCTGTCGCGCGAGGTCGACGACCTCGAGCAGTGGATCACTGAGCGGGAACTCGTCGCCGGCTCTCAGGAGTTGGGCCAGGATTATGACCACGTCACT CTGCTATGGGAAAGGTTCAAGGAGTTTGCTCGAGAAACTCAAACTGTGGGGTCCGAACGTGTTGCCACAGCAGAGCGGATCGCGGACCAGATGATCGCTATGGGCCACTCGGACAACGCAACCATCGCGCAGTGGAAGGAGGGGCTCAAGGAGACCTGGCAGGACCTGCTGGAGCTCATCGAGACCAGGACTCAG atgttGGCCGCTTCCCGCGAGCTCCACAAGTACTTCCACGACTGCAAGGACACCCTGCAGCGTGTGAACGAGAAGGCGAGAGGCGTCAGCGACGAACTCGGACGCGACGCCGTCAGCGTCGGCGCACTGCAGCGGAAACACCACACATTCATGCag GATTTGAGCACTCTCCAACAACAAGTGGAGGCCGTAAGCGCAGAATGCGCCCGCCTGGGGGCTATGTACGCGGGCGAGCGTGCGGCCGAGATCTCCCGAAGAGAGGCGGAACTACGCGAAGCGTGGCGGGCGCTCACCGCCGCCTGCGCAGCCAGGAAGGACAAGCTGCTGGACGCCGACGACCTCTACAGGTTCTTGATGCAAGTCAGGAATCTCACGCTATGGATGGACGACGTTGTGAGGCAGATGAACACTGGGGAGAAACCGAG AGATGTGAGCGGCGTAGAACTGCTAATGAACAACCACCAATCCCTCAAAGCCGAGATCGACACTCGCGAAGACACCTTCACAGCTTGTATCTCATTAGGGAAGGAGCTGTTAGCACGTCAACATTATGCTACGTCCGATATCAAGGATAAGCTGGTGCAGCTTACCAACCAGCGCAACGCCTTGCTGAGACGCTGGGAAGAACGCTGGGAGAACTTGCAGCTCA TTTTGGAGGTGTACCAATTCGCCCGCGACGCGGCCGTCGCCGAGGCGTGGCTGATCGCACAGGAGCCATATCTGATGTCGCAAGAACTGGGACACACTATAGACGAGGTGGAGTCCCTCATCAAGAAACACGAGGCTTTCGAGAAGTCCGCCGCTGCGCAAGAGGACCGCTTCAGTGCTCTGCAGAGACTCACCACG TTCGAAGTGAAAGAAATGAAGCGTCGCCAAGAAGCAGCTGAAGCGGCTGAACGCGAAGAGCGCGAGCGGCTGGAAGCGGAGGCGGCGGCCGCTGCAGCCGCTGCGCGGGACCAGGTCGACCGCGCCGAGCAGGAGCAGCCGCAGG TCGTAAGGAGAACATCCACTAAAGCGGCTGAGAAGGCCCAAGAGCGACCGCATTCCCAGCCAG AAAGCAGTAGACCCGCTGAGAGCGCGGGCCCAGCTTCGGCGCCCCTCGCGCCCGCGCCGGCGCTGCCATCCCCCGCACCCCCCGCCCACACCCCGCAATTACCCTCCACCTCGAAACAGACGCCGGTCAAACCCGCCCGGCTCTCCA CACCTGGGTCGAGCTCAACGCCTGCAACGCCGTCGAGTTCCGGTAAGGTGAAGTCGCGGTCGCGAAGCAAGTCGCCATTCCGAAGCTTCCGTTGGAAAACGGCGAAGAAACTACTCGCTGGCTCGCATCACAGCGACGATGAAG